One region of Aminobacterium colombiense DSM 12261 genomic DNA includes:
- a CDS encoding PucR family transcriptional regulator, with protein sequence MASFLKITQFNSFKLVAGKSGITRDIKTVTVIDNLSGWENWLYGGELVLSSGFFWRDNPEELEYFIRKLYTHNAACLCIKIGRFLDHIPSNVIKVSDELSIPIITHPINYGFVDILIPTLSTILKNRELELLKSYKINKSLTNMVANGASISQIIDALQIMTNVDFAFVSPSNNECFHSSLDDNFKNNITKLPLEENLRLYNCEELKFGRNTYGYLFQNTFKKDTHSTPLFLKNSLIHGCTILKLNLQQKVSNRNIERRYKDELFFDLLLNRSSIKEVSTLLKNFFEWTPEDKFFVSIIRVESNDVTLTSKDDFDNITNVVSLKITKNIKELYGNAFSATLAHSIITISSSEKELSLNLRKKLEEQLSQLFNEIELEFGIKLIMGVGGVYDDADKIRKSYKEAQEALNLGHHSSIVFFDELGVQKLLHSLPLNELRSFFNNYLEEVLDYDKKHNLDLLKTLAKLVENNWNYRRTAKILGTHHNTVKYRVDTIQKLSGLSLDDHEDRLNIALSMRIYLNHL encoded by the coding sequence TCGTCGCTGGCAAATCCGGAATAACACGAGATATAAAAACAGTGACAGTCATAGACAACCTTAGCGGGTGGGAAAACTGGCTATATGGAGGAGAACTGGTGCTGTCTTCTGGTTTTTTCTGGAGGGATAACCCAGAAGAGCTTGAATATTTCATAAGAAAACTTTATACCCATAATGCCGCGTGTCTATGTATAAAAATTGGGCGATTTCTTGATCACATTCCTTCCAATGTGATAAAGGTCAGTGATGAACTTTCCATACCCATAATAACTCACCCCATTAATTATGGTTTTGTTGACATCCTCATTCCTACTCTATCGACTATACTTAAAAACAGAGAACTTGAGCTTCTAAAAAGCTATAAGATTAACAAGTCACTCACAAACATGGTTGCCAATGGGGCCAGCATCTCGCAAATAATAGACGCCCTTCAAATAATGACAAATGTTGATTTTGCCTTTGTCAGTCCATCTAATAATGAATGCTTCCATTCAAGTTTAGACGATAACTTTAAAAACAACATAACAAAATTACCCTTAGAAGAAAATCTCCGCCTTTATAACTGTGAAGAATTAAAATTTGGGCGAAATACCTACGGGTACCTTTTTCAAAACACTTTTAAAAAAGACACCCATTCTACGCCTCTTTTTCTAAAAAACTCTCTTATACATGGCTGCACAATACTTAAGCTCAACCTTCAGCAAAAAGTATCAAATCGCAATATCGAGCGACGTTATAAAGATGAACTTTTTTTTGACCTGCTCTTAAACAGATCAAGTATAAAAGAAGTATCTACGCTCCTTAAAAACTTTTTTGAATGGACACCTGAGGATAAATTTTTCGTGTCTATTATTCGGGTAGAAAGCAATGACGTGACCCTCACTTCTAAAGATGATTTTGACAACATAACAAATGTAGTTTCCTTAAAAATCACAAAGAATATAAAGGAACTGTATGGGAACGCTTTCAGCGCAACCCTGGCCCATTCTATAATTACCATTTCGTCCTCTGAAAAAGAGCTGTCTTTAAACCTTAGGAAAAAATTGGAAGAGCAACTATCTCAACTCTTTAATGAGATCGAGTTAGAGTTTGGCATAAAGCTGATAATGGGAGTGGGCGGAGTTTATGATGACGCCGACAAAATAAGAAAAAGCTATAAAGAGGCACAAGAGGCCTTGAATTTGGGCCACCACTCTTCCATTGTCTTTTTTGATGAACTGGGAGTACAAAAATTACTCCACTCTCTCCCCTTGAATGAGCTCAGATCCTTCTTTAACAATTATTTAGAGGAAGTTTTAGACTACGATAAGAAACACAACCTAGACCTGCTTAAAACGTTGGCAAAGCTTGTCGAAAATAACTGGAACTATAGAAGAACAGCCAAAATTCTGGGCACCCACCATAACACCGTAAAATACAGGGTGGACACTATCCAAAAACTATCAGGCTTAAGCCTCGACGATCACGAAGACCGACTGAACATCGCTTTAAGCATGCGAATTTATCTAAACCACTTATAA